CTGTTTCTTCTAACAAAATTTGTGTAGGTAATAAAACTCTTAATTTCATACTAAATTTTATTAATTACGAACTACGAATTACGAACTACGAATTATTTCATCAACTGTGCCAATCATATAAAGCGATCGCTCTGGATAATCGGAGAATTCATCGTTGAGAATGCGATCGCATCCTGTAAGTGCATCTGCTAAACTCACCAGTTTCCCTGGTTTTCCGGTAAATTGTTCTGTAGTAAAGAAGGGTTGGGTTAAAAATCGCTCTAGTCTTCTAGCACGGGTAACTGTTTGGCGATCGCTAGCGGAAAGTTCTTCTATGCCCAAAATGGCGATAATATCTTTAAGGTCTTCATAGTTGGCTAAGGTTTGTCTGACTGCTTGGGCTATTTGGTAGTGATGCTTTCCCACAATTGGCGGTGTCAGCATTTTAGAGTTGGACTTTAACGGATCAATGGCTGGATAAAATCCCTCACTTGCACGTTTACGAGACAAGACAATTGATGCTGATAAATGACCAAAAGTGTGAACTGCGGCTGGATCGGTGAAATCATCGGCGGGAACATATACAGCTTGTACGGAGGTAATCGCGCCAGTTGCGGTATTAGCGATGCGTTCTTCTAATTCAGCCAGTTCTGTTTCTAGAGTGGGTTGATAACCAACACGGGAAGGAAGTCGCCCCATTAACCCGGAAACTTCTTGTCCAGCTTGGATAAACCGAAAGATATTGTCAATCAGCAACAACACATCTTGCTTGACATCATCACGGAAATATTCCGCCATTGTTAAAGCTGCTTGTCCTACACGAAACCTCGCCCCAGGTGGTTCATTCATTTGACCAAAAATCATGATCGTGTTTTCTAACACCCCCGCTTCTTGCATATCACGATATAGTTCTTCCGCTTCCCGGCTACGTTCACCAATTCCACAAAATAGACTAATTCCCTGGTACTCACTCACTATGTTGTGAATCATCTCCGTAATTAGTACAGTTTTACCCACACCCGCACCACCAAATAAACCTGCTTTACCACCCCGTTCTAAAGGTGCGAGAATATCAATAGCTTTAATCCCAGTTTCCAGAATTTCTGAACTTGTAGACTGCTGAATTAGGGGTACTGGTGGCTGATGAAGCGATCGCCATTCTCCCCCAGATATTTCTACTTTACGATCAATCGTCTCCCCAAACACATTAAACATTCTCCCTAGCAGTCGTTTCCCCACCGGAACTTGCAAGGGATGTCCTGTATTAATTACCACAGACCCCCGCGCCAAACCTGATGTTGGTGTCAAAGCAATTCCGCGCACCGTTTCCGCATCGAGATGAGTCATTACCTCCATCACCACACACTGATTTTCCCCAGCCACCAACCGACTATAAACATCAGGAAGCTGTTGAGAAAATCGCACATCAATCACACTACCGCGAACAGAAACAACCTTACCCCGATTAAGTTGACACAAATCTAGAGTTTGTTGCATCAATTAAATCCCCAAAATTCAGTTATCAGTTATCAGTTATCAGTTATCAGTTATCAGGTGTATGGTGGGGGACTTAGATCCAGTAATTCAACTGATAACTACTTGCTATTAATTCCATCTTTCTTCCCTTGGCGATCTTCTCCCAAGGGGAGACGCTACGCGAAGGCGACTAAAGCCCTGGGGGCATACGCTGCGCGAAGGCGGTTCGTCATCAAAAATCCCAACCCTCACATCACCCACCCTATATAACTAAATCAGTTACAGTATTTAGAACATCCTTCAACAGAAAGATTAAATTTTCTCCTTAGCGCCCAACATCTGTAAAAGTTTATCGACATTATCAATCTCTCCCACAATGCGCCGAATCGGTTGCGGCCAAACCTTAACCAGAGTTGGAGTTGCCGAAACTTGGTCAATTTCCGCCTGTTCAGGATTCGTTAAAACATCAATCACCTTCATGGTGTAAGGATACCCCAGCGATCGCTCTAAAAGTTCGTGGAAATTCTGAAGGATGCGTTGGGTATTCATACTATGTCCAGCCACAAACAGGCGCAAAACATAGCACTCTGCTTGTAACTGTAACTTTTGCGTAGCTATGGCAGGTGGATAATACTTAGGTTTCGATTGTGAACAATCCAAATCCACAATTAAATCATGGTCTTCCCAAAGTTGGGGAAAAGTTGAGCGATATGTGGATAATACCATGCGATCGCACAAACCCTCTTGCCAAGGTGCGGTTTGCCAAACTAACTCCGTACCAAAAATGGCGTTAAGTACAGCCTGATGACGGATCACTGCTGGATACGCTTCCGCAAAAGTTCTGACTTGATGCGTCTGTGGATCTAACCAGTGGTCAATAGTTGCAGTATAACAAGGTACTAAAAAGTGTGGCGGTTCTGGTAAATCTAAGATTTCTTGCAAAGCCGCACACAAATGTAAATGCCATCGACCCTGCTTGTTAGGGTCGATGCAGTAAATTAAATCTCCTGCTGGTGTAAAAAGGGCAATACCTTTAAACAACTGGGGTTTAGATAGTTTATCTGTGGTCAAGTCAGTTATAGGGTTGAGGGAAAACAAAGTTTTACCCCCTATTTTACCTAAACTCGTCCTCGGAGAAACTGTGCCATTTCATTAGGAGTCGGCGACATTTCCAGAGCCGTTTCTTCTGTAATCCGACCTTCTTGGTAAAGATTCAGCAAAGATTGATTCATGGTAATCATACCGTCAAAACTGGCTTGCTTCATCAGCTCAGTAATTTCATCATACTTACCATCCTTGATCCATTCTTTGATTGCCTCAGTATTGATCAGGATATCGTGAAAAGCCGCCCGCTTACCA
The window above is part of the Nodularia spumigena CCY9414 genome. Proteins encoded here:
- the atpD gene encoding F0F1 ATP synthase subunit beta, with translation MQQTLDLCQLNRGKVVSVRGSVIDVRFSQQLPDVYSRLVAGENQCVVMEVMTHLDAETVRGIALTPTSGLARGSVVINTGHPLQVPVGKRLLGRMFNVFGETIDRKVEISGGEWRSLHQPPVPLIQQSTSSEILETGIKAIDILAPLERGGKAGLFGGAGVGKTVLITEMIHNIVSEYQGISLFCGIGERSREAEELYRDMQEAGVLENTIMIFGQMNEPPGARFRVGQAALTMAEYFRDDVKQDVLLLIDNIFRFIQAGQEVSGLMGRLPSRVGYQPTLETELAELEERIANTATGAITSVQAVYVPADDFTDPAAVHTFGHLSASIVLSRKRASEGFYPAIDPLKSNSKMLTPPIVGKHHYQIAQAVRQTLANYEDLKDIIAILGIEELSASDRQTVTRARRLERFLTQPFFTTEQFTGKPGKLVSLADALTGCDRILNDEFSDYPERSLYMIGTVDEIIRSS
- a CDS encoding circadian clock KaiB family protein, with product MTDLTTDKLSKPQLFKGIALFTPAGDLIYCIDPNKQGRWHLHLCAALQEILDLPEPPHFLVPCYTATIDHWLDPQTHQVRTFAEAYPAVIRHQAVLNAIFGTELVWQTAPWQEGLCDRMVLSTYRSTFPQLWEDHDLIVDLDCSQSKPKYYPPAIATQKLQLQAECYVLRLFVAGHSMNTQRILQNFHELLERSLGYPYTMKVIDVLTNPEQAEIDQVSATPTLVKVWPQPIRRIVGEIDNVDKLLQMLGAKEKI